A single genomic interval of Primulina huaijiensis isolate GDHJ02 chromosome 7, ASM1229523v2, whole genome shotgun sequence harbors:
- the LOC140981009 gene encoding uncharacterized protein isoform X3: METVVDEEAKVKDNFTEINGTTVSTPKTDDPVVYHLVRVVGDGTLVPATADQVMTVKDLLDDDKIEGRIISDTAQTLKCAHSGSDPNTQFKISEGLLQRESLEVDAGELGLPPDLEVDSKKMDIRDEENIHRFTSDRVVDQSRPSEECSKISGLGEDGSSASAIGISMMPDFSLLKGEIHLDNLTMKELQETFKATFGRETSVKDKRWLKRRIIMGLTNSCDFSVTTLVITDNRVCAGPCATVDCVVQSSREDCENSTCFDDQKGMHSNGNRTNVQSFTTQENCGSKDGSAEERPAKRVRKPTRRYIEELSEGEPRDSDAKIISSGRQPPACNQPSAKVQLIPVQTVVQDAKCLMRQDSLGGSGVQVPYVSRVRRSRPRESFMTLMKLQLSDIGLPTSLVKNNVSCSEKLRNEVVDKVFEADLSPRLIEVPVSFPEEGMPPTEKEVVHLEKEVVSQNVRPHTNGLDDEVVTVAKENGGTRRKHHRPWTLSEVVKLVEGVAKYGAGRWSEIKRSAFLSCSYRTSVDLKDKWRNLLRASLAELPARDGQMHASSRKNASIPIPAQILSRVRELADAPAQVPPSLGSDGNLHKWG; encoded by the exons ATGGAGACCGTGGTCGATGAGGAAGCTAAAGTTAAAGATAACTTCACCGAGATAAATGGCACCACTGTATCAACGCCAAAGACTGATGATCCTGTCGTTTACCACCTTGTTCGG GTTGTTGGAGATGGGACATTAGTTCCTGCAACAGCTGATCAAGTTATGACAGTAAAGGACTTGCTTGATGATGACAAAATTGAAGGCCGGATAATTTCAGACACTGCACAAACTTTGAAATGTGCACACTCTGGATCTGATCCGAACACTCAGTTTAAAATATCAGAAG gcTTGCTACAACGTGAGAGCCTAGAAGTTGATGCTGGAGAACTGGGTCTGCCCCCTGACCTTGAAGTGGATTCCAAAAAAATGGATATTCGAGATGAG GAAAATATCCATCGGTTTACTAGTGATCGTGTTGTTGACCAGTCTAGACCTTCAGAGGAATGCTCAAAAATTTCTGGTTTGGGTGAGGATGGTTCCTCAGCTTCTGCTATAGGTATTAGTATGATGCCTGATTTCTCTCTGTTGAAGGGGGAGATACACCTGGACAATCTGACAATGAAAGAACTCCAGGAGACATTCAAAGCAACTTTTGGAAGGGAAACTTCTGTGAAGGACAAGCGATGGCTTAAAAGGAGAATCATCATGGGATTGACTAATTCTTGTGATTTCTCGGTTACCACTCTTGTTATCACAGACAACAGGGTG TGTGCGGGCCCCTGTGCTACAGTTGATTGTGTCGTTCAATCTTCACGGGAGGACTGTGAAAATTCAACCTGCTTTGATGACCAAAAGGGAATGCACTCAAATGGTAATAGAACAAATGTACAAAGTTTTACAACACAAGAAAATTGTGGGAGTAAAGATGGTAGTGCAGAAGAAAGACCTGCAAAAAGAGTTCGGAAGCCCACAAGACGATATATTGAAGAGCTTTCGGAAGGAGAACCCCGGGATTCTGATGCCAAAATAATTTCCTCTGGGAGGCAACCTCCTGCATGTAACCAACCATCAGCAAAAGTTCAGCTAATACCTGTTCAGACTGTTGTACAAGATGCAAAATGTCTCATGAGACAGGATTCATTAGGTGGTTCTGGAGTTCAGGTCCCATATGTGTCTCGAGTTCGACGTAGTCGTCCAAGGGAAAGCTTCATGACCCTCATG AAACTACAACTAAGTGACATTGGGTTGCCGACCAGTCTGGTGAAGAACAATGTTTCATGCAGTGAAAAACTTCGCAATGAAGTAGTGGACAAGGTTTTTGAAGCTGACTTATCTCCCAGATTGATTGAAGTGCCT GTTTCTTTTCCAGAGGAAGGCATGCCACCAACTGAAAAGGAAGTGGTTCATCTGGAAAAGGAAGTGGTATCGCAAAATGTGAGACCACACACCAATGGTTTGGACGACGAGGTGGTTACAGTTGCCAAAGAAAATGGAGGAACAAGGAGGAAACATCATCGACCTTGGACTCTAAGTGAGGTTGTTAAGCTGGTTGAAGGAGTTGCTAAATATGGTGCCGGTAGATGGTCTGAAATTAAACGTTCTGCCTTTTTATCATGTTCTTACAGAACTTCAGTTGATCTCAAG GATAAATGGCGTAATCTCCTCAGAGCTAGCCTTGCAGAGTTGCCAGCTAGAGATGGG CAGATGCACGCTTCTTCCCGCAAAAATGCTTCCATTCCGATCCCTGCCCAAATTCTATCTAGAGTGAGAGAACTTGCTGATGCCCCAGCACAGGTTCCCCCGAGCCTCGGCTCCGATGGTAATCTACACAAATGGGGGTAA
- the LOC140981009 gene encoding uncharacterized protein isoform X1, producing METVVDEEAKVKDNFTEINGTTVSTPKTDDPVVYHLVRVVGDGTLVPATADQVMTVKDLLDDDKIEGRIISDTAQTLKCAHSGSDPNTQFKISEGLLQRESLEVDAGELGLPPDLEVDSKKMDIRDEENIHRFTSDRVVDQSRPSEECSKISGLGEDGSSASAIGISMMPDFSLLKGEIHLDNLTMKELQETFKATFGRETSVKDKRWLKRRIIMGLTNSCDFSVTTLVITDNRVVKKGKGEIWKCAGPCATVDCVVQSSREDCENSTCFDDQKGMHSNGNRTNVQSFTTQENCGSKDGSAEERPAKRVRKPTRRYIEELSEGEPRDSDAKIISSGRQPPACNQPSAKVQLIPVQTVVQDAKCLMRQDSLGGSGVQVPYVSRVRRSRPRESFMTLMKLQLSDIGLPTSLVKNNVSCSEKLRNEVVDKVFEADLSPRLIEVPVSFPEEGMPPTEKEVVHLEKEVVSQNVRPHTNGLDDEVVTVAKENGGTRRKHHRPWTLSEVVKLVEGVAKYGAGRWSEIKRSAFLSCSYRTSVDLKDKWRNLLRASLAELPARDGQMHASSRKNASIPIPAQILSRVRELADAPAQVPPSLGSDGNLHKWG from the exons ATGGAGACCGTGGTCGATGAGGAAGCTAAAGTTAAAGATAACTTCACCGAGATAAATGGCACCACTGTATCAACGCCAAAGACTGATGATCCTGTCGTTTACCACCTTGTTCGG GTTGTTGGAGATGGGACATTAGTTCCTGCAACAGCTGATCAAGTTATGACAGTAAAGGACTTGCTTGATGATGACAAAATTGAAGGCCGGATAATTTCAGACACTGCACAAACTTTGAAATGTGCACACTCTGGATCTGATCCGAACACTCAGTTTAAAATATCAGAAG gcTTGCTACAACGTGAGAGCCTAGAAGTTGATGCTGGAGAACTGGGTCTGCCCCCTGACCTTGAAGTGGATTCCAAAAAAATGGATATTCGAGATGAG GAAAATATCCATCGGTTTACTAGTGATCGTGTTGTTGACCAGTCTAGACCTTCAGAGGAATGCTCAAAAATTTCTGGTTTGGGTGAGGATGGTTCCTCAGCTTCTGCTATAGGTATTAGTATGATGCCTGATTTCTCTCTGTTGAAGGGGGAGATACACCTGGACAATCTGACAATGAAAGAACTCCAGGAGACATTCAAAGCAACTTTTGGAAGGGAAACTTCTGTGAAGGACAAGCGATGGCTTAAAAGGAGAATCATCATGGGATTGACTAATTCTTGTGATTTCTCGGTTACCACTCTTGTTATCACAGACAACAGGGTGGTAAAAAAAGGGAAAGGAGAAATTTGGAAGTGTGCGGGCCCCTGTGCTACAGTTGATTGTGTCGTTCAATCTTCACGGGAGGACTGTGAAAATTCAACCTGCTTTGATGACCAAAAGGGAATGCACTCAAATGGTAATAGAACAAATGTACAAAGTTTTACAACACAAGAAAATTGTGGGAGTAAAGATGGTAGTGCAGAAGAAAGACCTGCAAAAAGAGTTCGGAAGCCCACAAGACGATATATTGAAGAGCTTTCGGAAGGAGAACCCCGGGATTCTGATGCCAAAATAATTTCCTCTGGGAGGCAACCTCCTGCATGTAACCAACCATCAGCAAAAGTTCAGCTAATACCTGTTCAGACTGTTGTACAAGATGCAAAATGTCTCATGAGACAGGATTCATTAGGTGGTTCTGGAGTTCAGGTCCCATATGTGTCTCGAGTTCGACGTAGTCGTCCAAGGGAAAGCTTCATGACCCTCATG AAACTACAACTAAGTGACATTGGGTTGCCGACCAGTCTGGTGAAGAACAATGTTTCATGCAGTGAAAAACTTCGCAATGAAGTAGTGGACAAGGTTTTTGAAGCTGACTTATCTCCCAGATTGATTGAAGTGCCT GTTTCTTTTCCAGAGGAAGGCATGCCACCAACTGAAAAGGAAGTGGTTCATCTGGAAAAGGAAGTGGTATCGCAAAATGTGAGACCACACACCAATGGTTTGGACGACGAGGTGGTTACAGTTGCCAAAGAAAATGGAGGAACAAGGAGGAAACATCATCGACCTTGGACTCTAAGTGAGGTTGTTAAGCTGGTTGAAGGAGTTGCTAAATATGGTGCCGGTAGATGGTCTGAAATTAAACGTTCTGCCTTTTTATCATGTTCTTACAGAACTTCAGTTGATCTCAAG GATAAATGGCGTAATCTCCTCAGAGCTAGCCTTGCAGAGTTGCCAGCTAGAGATGGG CAGATGCACGCTTCTTCCCGCAAAAATGCTTCCATTCCGATCCCTGCCCAAATTCTATCTAGAGTGAGAGAACTTGCTGATGCCCCAGCACAGGTTCCCCCGAGCCTCGGCTCCGATGGTAATCTACACAAATGGGGGTAA
- the LOC140980466 gene encoding transcription initiation factor TFIID subunit 9-like: protein MAEGREEDIPRDAKIVKTLLKSMNVDDYEPRVVHQFLELWYRYVVDVLTDAQVYSEHAGKSTIDSDDVKLAIQSKVNFSFSQPPPRQMLLELARSRNKIPLPKSITQYGIPLPPEQDTLISPNYQLAIPKMHGGQPVEETEDDEEGADPNPNAFPASSLSQDRSALPQGTTQRVSFPLGTKHPR from the exons ATGGCAGAAGGCAGAGAAGAAGACATACCAAGGGATGCAAAGATAGTAAAGACTTTATTAAAGTCTATGAATGTTGATGATTATGAGCCCCGGGTTGTCCACCAGTTTTTGGAACTGTGGTATCGGTATGTTGTCGATGTGCTGACTGATGCACAGGTATACTCAGAGCATGCTGGAAAGTCTACAATCGATTCTGACGATGTGAAGCTTGCAATTCAGTCAAAAGTCAATTTTAGTTTCTCGCAACCTCCACCGAGACAG ATGCTACTAGAGTTGGCCAGGAGCAGAAACAAGATTCCATTGCCAAAGTCAATCACGCAGTATGGCATCCCTCTCCCTCCAGAACAGGATACTTTGATCAGCCCAAATTATCAACTTGCTATACCAAAGATGCATGGTGGCCAACCCGTTGAAGAAACAGAAGACGATGAAGAAGGTGCGGATCCTAATCCCAATGCCTTTCCTGCTTCCAGTCTTTCTCAAGACCGCAGTGCTTTGCCCCAAGGAACGACCCAACGAGTATCGTTTCCTCTTGGAACTAAACATCCAAGATAA
- the LOC140980465 gene encoding probable GTP diphosphokinase RSH2, chloroplastic, with protein MPIPTIALYASPSSSVCQINSHASYDVDINGRSTSSASASPSQKHIVGGLSCLFSSPSVKPAYSSGSEELGSLWHDITEELGSSSRYSSLSSSVKRDHGRQSPISVLQGPNSSVLSGYRSPPSRNSGDSKPLSGGSFNGFMRHALGSCVEHGSSTLTLNMTDIDPSPSNVIAEELTFAMDDNNFTELELPPYAKDLLFEAQSKQFIFRDDNVVKAFREAEKAHRGQMRASGHPYLQHCLETAVLLASIGATPTVVTAGLLHDTVDDSGVTYEHISRTCGTEVAELVEGVSKLSYLSKLARENNTACKTAEADRLHTMFLGMTDARAVLIKLADRLHNMITLGALPLLKQQRFAKETLEIFVPLANRLGVSTWKEQLEDLCFEHLDPDKYQELSSKLVKAFDEAMVTYSVEKLEQALTAEAVPYHWVSGRHKSLYSIHSKMLKKNLNINEIHDIHGLRLIVETEEDCYRALGVVHQLWQEVPGRFKDYIVSPKLNGYQSLHTLVVSDDMVPLEVQIRTKEMHLQAECGFAAHWRYKEGDSKHSSHIVQMVEWARWVVTWQCEAMRKKLTSAGFIDSMKPPRTLIAHSENCSFSCRPQCGSEGPVFVILIENDKMSVQEFPANSSVGDLLERAGRGNSRWTSYGFPMNEELRPRLNRMPVSDTMSKLKMGDVVELTPTIPDKSLTVYREEIQRMYDGGLVKSSAVPAASTLLT; from the exons ATGCCGATTCCGACAATAGCTCTTTACGCCAGTCCATCGAGCAGTGTGTGTCAAATCAACTCCCATGCATCGTATGATGTAGACATCAATGGCCGTTCAACTTCGTCGGCATCGGCTTCGCCTTCGCAGAAACATATAGTTGGCGGGCTCTCGTGCTTGTTTTCATCGCCGTCCGTGAAACCGGCGTATTCGAGTGGATCCGAGGAGTTGGGATCGCTGTGGCACGACATAACTGAGGAATTGGGGTCCTCTTCGCGATACTCTTCTTTAAGCTCGTCCGTCAAGAGAGATCATGGCCGACAGAGCCCAATCTCTGTACTCCAGGGTCCCAATAGTTCAGTATTATCTGGTTACCGAAGCCCGCCTTCGAGGAATAGCGGCGATTCGAAGCCGCTGAGTGGGGGATCGTTTAATGGGTTCATGAGGCATGCTCTGGGTTCGTGTGTGGAGCATGGTTCCTCGACTTTGACTTTAAATATGACAGACATCGACCCATCTCCGTCGAATGTTATAGCGGAGGAGCTAACTTTCGCCATGGATGATAATAATTTCACGGAGTTGGAATTACCTCCATATGCTAAAGACCTGCTTTTTGAAGCCCAATCGAAGCAATTTATCTTTCGTGATGATAACGTTGTTAAGGCTTTTCGTGAAGCTGAAAAGGCGCATAGAGGCCAG ATGCGTGCAAGTGGGCATCCTTATTTGCAGCATTGCTTGGAGACTGCGGTCCTGCTGGCAAGTATTGGAGCTACGCCCACAGTTGTTACTGCTGGACTTTTGCATGATACGGTTGACGATTCTGGTGTTACTTATGAACATATTTCCAGGACTTGTGGAACTGAGGTTGCTGAGTTGGTCGAGGGG GTGTCTAAGCTCAGTTACTTGAGCAAGCTTGCGCGGGAAAACAACACGGCCTGTAAAACTGCGGAGGCAGATCGATTGCATACCATGTTTCTTGGGATGACCGATGCAAGAGCTGTTCTTATAAAATTGGCTGATCGATTGCATAACATGATTACTTTGGGTGCATTACCTTTGCTCAAACAACAAAGATTTGCGAAGGAAACATTGGAAATATTTGTTCCTCTGGCAAATAGATTAGGGGTTTCAACTTGGAAAGAGCAGCTTGAAGATCTTTGCTTTGAACACCTCGATCCTGATAAGTACCAAGAATTGTCATCCAAACTTGTGAAGGCCTTTGATGAAGCAATGGTTACTTATTCTGTGGAGAAATTAGAACAAGCGCTGACAGCTGAAGCTGTTCCATATCATTGGGTATCAGGCAGGCATAAGAGCTTGTATAGCATACATTCCAAAATGTTAAA GAAGAATCTCAATATAAATGAGATCCATGATATTCATGGGTTGAGATTGATTGTTGAAACTGAAGAAGATTGTTATAGAGCCTTAGGAGTTGTTCACCAGCTATGGCAAGAAGTTCCTGGTAGATTCAAGGACTATATTGTTTCTCCAAAGTTGAACGG GTATCAATCTCTTCACACATTAGTGGTGAGTGACGATATGGTTCCCCTAGAAGTTCAGATTCGAACCAAAGAGATGCATCTGCAAGCTGAATGTGGATTCGCTGCTCACTGGAGGTACAAAGAAGGTGATTCAAAACACTCGTCTCACATCGTTCAGATGGTTGAATGGGCGCGATGGGTTGTTACTTGGCAGTGTGAGGCCATGAGAAAAAAATTGACATCTGCTGGCTTTATTGACTCCATGAAGCCACCTCGCACGCTCATCGCCCATTCCGAGAATTGCTCATTTTCTTGCAGACCTCAATGCGGCTCTGAAGGACCGGTCTTTGTCATATTGATTGAAAATGACAAG ATGTCCGTCCAAGAATTCCCAGCAAACTCATCAGTGGGAGATCTATTGGAACGAGCTGGTCGAGGCAATTCTAGATGGACATCATACGGATTCCCGATGAATGAAGAGCTGAGGCCGCGGCTAAACCGCATGCCTGTTAGTGATACCATGTCCAAGCTGAAAATGGGGGATGTGGTAGAGTTAACCCCTACAATACCTGACAAGTCACTGACGGTGTATCGGGAAGAAATCCAGCGGATGTATGATGGAGGTTTAGTGAAATCAAGTGCAGTGCCAGCTGCAAGTACCTTGCTAACGTGA
- the LOC140981009 gene encoding uncharacterized protein isoform X4, producing the protein MRSVVGDGTLVPATADQVMTVKDLLDDDKIEGRIISDTAQTLKCAHSGSDPNTQFKISEGLLQRESLEVDAGELGLPPDLEVDSKKMDIRDEENIHRFTSDRVVDQSRPSEECSKISGLGEDGSSASAIGISMMPDFSLLKGEIHLDNLTMKELQETFKATFGRETSVKDKRWLKRRIIMGLTNSCDFSVTTLVITDNRVVKKGKGEIWKCAGPCATVDCVVQSSREDCENSTCFDDQKGMHSNGNRTNVQSFTTQENCGSKDGSAEERPAKRVRKPTRRYIEELSEGEPRDSDAKIISSGRQPPACNQPSAKVQLIPVQTVVQDAKCLMRQDSLGGSGVQVPYVSRVRRSRPRESFMTLMKLQLSDIGLPTSLVKNNVSCSEKLRNEVVDKVFEADLSPRLIEVPVSFPEEGMPPTEKEVVHLEKEVVSQNVRPHTNGLDDEVVTVAKENGGTRRKHHRPWTLSEVVKLVEGVAKYGAGRWSEIKRSAFLSCSYRTSVDLKDKWRNLLRASLAELPARDGQMHASSRKNASIPIPAQILSRVRELADAPAQVPPSLGSDGNLHKWG; encoded by the exons ATGCGGAGT GTTGTTGGAGATGGGACATTAGTTCCTGCAACAGCTGATCAAGTTATGACAGTAAAGGACTTGCTTGATGATGACAAAATTGAAGGCCGGATAATTTCAGACACTGCACAAACTTTGAAATGTGCACACTCTGGATCTGATCCGAACACTCAGTTTAAAATATCAGAAG gcTTGCTACAACGTGAGAGCCTAGAAGTTGATGCTGGAGAACTGGGTCTGCCCCCTGACCTTGAAGTGGATTCCAAAAAAATGGATATTCGAGATGAG GAAAATATCCATCGGTTTACTAGTGATCGTGTTGTTGACCAGTCTAGACCTTCAGAGGAATGCTCAAAAATTTCTGGTTTGGGTGAGGATGGTTCCTCAGCTTCTGCTATAGGTATTAGTATGATGCCTGATTTCTCTCTGTTGAAGGGGGAGATACACCTGGACAATCTGACAATGAAAGAACTCCAGGAGACATTCAAAGCAACTTTTGGAAGGGAAACTTCTGTGAAGGACAAGCGATGGCTTAAAAGGAGAATCATCATGGGATTGACTAATTCTTGTGATTTCTCGGTTACCACTCTTGTTATCACAGACAACAGGGTGGTAAAAAAAGGGAAAGGAGAAATTTGGAAGTGTGCGGGCCCCTGTGCTACAGTTGATTGTGTCGTTCAATCTTCACGGGAGGACTGTGAAAATTCAACCTGCTTTGATGACCAAAAGGGAATGCACTCAAATGGTAATAGAACAAATGTACAAAGTTTTACAACACAAGAAAATTGTGGGAGTAAAGATGGTAGTGCAGAAGAAAGACCTGCAAAAAGAGTTCGGAAGCCCACAAGACGATATATTGAAGAGCTTTCGGAAGGAGAACCCCGGGATTCTGATGCCAAAATAATTTCCTCTGGGAGGCAACCTCCTGCATGTAACCAACCATCAGCAAAAGTTCAGCTAATACCTGTTCAGACTGTTGTACAAGATGCAAAATGTCTCATGAGACAGGATTCATTAGGTGGTTCTGGAGTTCAGGTCCCATATGTGTCTCGAGTTCGACGTAGTCGTCCAAGGGAAAGCTTCATGACCCTCATG AAACTACAACTAAGTGACATTGGGTTGCCGACCAGTCTGGTGAAGAACAATGTTTCATGCAGTGAAAAACTTCGCAATGAAGTAGTGGACAAGGTTTTTGAAGCTGACTTATCTCCCAGATTGATTGAAGTGCCT GTTTCTTTTCCAGAGGAAGGCATGCCACCAACTGAAAAGGAAGTGGTTCATCTGGAAAAGGAAGTGGTATCGCAAAATGTGAGACCACACACCAATGGTTTGGACGACGAGGTGGTTACAGTTGCCAAAGAAAATGGAGGAACAAGGAGGAAACATCATCGACCTTGGACTCTAAGTGAGGTTGTTAAGCTGGTTGAAGGAGTTGCTAAATATGGTGCCGGTAGATGGTCTGAAATTAAACGTTCTGCCTTTTTATCATGTTCTTACAGAACTTCAGTTGATCTCAAG GATAAATGGCGTAATCTCCTCAGAGCTAGCCTTGCAGAGTTGCCAGCTAGAGATGGG CAGATGCACGCTTCTTCCCGCAAAAATGCTTCCATTCCGATCCCTGCCCAAATTCTATCTAGAGTGAGAGAACTTGCTGATGCCCCAGCACAGGTTCCCCCGAGCCTCGGCTCCGATGGTAATCTACACAAATGGGGGTAA
- the LOC140981009 gene encoding uncharacterized protein isoform X2, whose product METVVDEEAKVKDNFTEINGTTVSTPKTDDPVVYHLVRVVGDGTLVPATADQVMTVKDLLDDDKIEGRIISDTAQTLKCAHSGSDPNTQFKISEGLLQRESLEVDAGELGLPPDLEVDSKKMDIRDEENIHRFTSDRVVDQSRPSEECSKISGLGEDGSSASAIGISMMPDFSLLKGEIHLDNLTMKELQETFKATFGRETSVKDKRWLKRRIIMGLTNSCDFSVTTLVITDNRVVKKGKGEIWKCAGPCATVDCVVQSSREDCENSTCFDDQKGMHSNGNRTNVQSFTTQENCGSKDGSAEERPAKRVRKPTRRYIEELSEGEPRDSDAKIISSGRQPPACNQPSAKVQLIPVQTVVQDAKCLMRQDSLGGSGVQVPYVSRVRRSRPRESFMTLMKLQLSDIGLPTSLVKNNVSCSEKLRNEVVDKVFEADLSPRLIEVPVSFPEEGMPPTEKEVVHLEKEVVSQNVRPHTNGLDDEVVTVAKENGGTRRKHHRPWTLSEVVKLVEGVAKYGAGRWSEIKRSAFLSCSYRTSVDLKDKWRNLLRASLAELPARDGMHASSRKNASIPIPAQILSRVRELADAPAQVPPSLGSDGNLHKWG is encoded by the exons ATGGAGACCGTGGTCGATGAGGAAGCTAAAGTTAAAGATAACTTCACCGAGATAAATGGCACCACTGTATCAACGCCAAAGACTGATGATCCTGTCGTTTACCACCTTGTTCGG GTTGTTGGAGATGGGACATTAGTTCCTGCAACAGCTGATCAAGTTATGACAGTAAAGGACTTGCTTGATGATGACAAAATTGAAGGCCGGATAATTTCAGACACTGCACAAACTTTGAAATGTGCACACTCTGGATCTGATCCGAACACTCAGTTTAAAATATCAGAAG gcTTGCTACAACGTGAGAGCCTAGAAGTTGATGCTGGAGAACTGGGTCTGCCCCCTGACCTTGAAGTGGATTCCAAAAAAATGGATATTCGAGATGAG GAAAATATCCATCGGTTTACTAGTGATCGTGTTGTTGACCAGTCTAGACCTTCAGAGGAATGCTCAAAAATTTCTGGTTTGGGTGAGGATGGTTCCTCAGCTTCTGCTATAGGTATTAGTATGATGCCTGATTTCTCTCTGTTGAAGGGGGAGATACACCTGGACAATCTGACAATGAAAGAACTCCAGGAGACATTCAAAGCAACTTTTGGAAGGGAAACTTCTGTGAAGGACAAGCGATGGCTTAAAAGGAGAATCATCATGGGATTGACTAATTCTTGTGATTTCTCGGTTACCACTCTTGTTATCACAGACAACAGGGTGGTAAAAAAAGGGAAAGGAGAAATTTGGAAGTGTGCGGGCCCCTGTGCTACAGTTGATTGTGTCGTTCAATCTTCACGGGAGGACTGTGAAAATTCAACCTGCTTTGATGACCAAAAGGGAATGCACTCAAATGGTAATAGAACAAATGTACAAAGTTTTACAACACAAGAAAATTGTGGGAGTAAAGATGGTAGTGCAGAAGAAAGACCTGCAAAAAGAGTTCGGAAGCCCACAAGACGATATATTGAAGAGCTTTCGGAAGGAGAACCCCGGGATTCTGATGCCAAAATAATTTCCTCTGGGAGGCAACCTCCTGCATGTAACCAACCATCAGCAAAAGTTCAGCTAATACCTGTTCAGACTGTTGTACAAGATGCAAAATGTCTCATGAGACAGGATTCATTAGGTGGTTCTGGAGTTCAGGTCCCATATGTGTCTCGAGTTCGACGTAGTCGTCCAAGGGAAAGCTTCATGACCCTCATG AAACTACAACTAAGTGACATTGGGTTGCCGACCAGTCTGGTGAAGAACAATGTTTCATGCAGTGAAAAACTTCGCAATGAAGTAGTGGACAAGGTTTTTGAAGCTGACTTATCTCCCAGATTGATTGAAGTGCCT GTTTCTTTTCCAGAGGAAGGCATGCCACCAACTGAAAAGGAAGTGGTTCATCTGGAAAAGGAAGTGGTATCGCAAAATGTGAGACCACACACCAATGGTTTGGACGACGAGGTGGTTACAGTTGCCAAAGAAAATGGAGGAACAAGGAGGAAACATCATCGACCTTGGACTCTAAGTGAGGTTGTTAAGCTGGTTGAAGGAGTTGCTAAATATGGTGCCGGTAGATGGTCTGAAATTAAACGTTCTGCCTTTTTATCATGTTCTTACAGAACTTCAGTTGATCTCAAG GATAAATGGCGTAATCTCCTCAGAGCTAGCCTTGCAGAGTTGCCAGCTAGAGATGGG ATGCACGCTTCTTCCCGCAAAAATGCTTCCATTCCGATCCCTGCCCAAATTCTATCTAGAGTGAGAGAACTTGCTGATGCCCCAGCACAGGTTCCCCCGAGCCTCGGCTCCGATGGTAATCTACACAAATGGGGGTAA